A DNA window from Paraclostridium bifermentans contains the following coding sequences:
- a CDS encoding ABC transporter ATP-binding protein, whose translation MFIKTSNLCKSYKTEDIETIALKNTNISIEKGDIGVILGPSGSGKSTLMNILGGLDKSDSGEAIVDGIDITKLSDSELVEYRREKTGFIFQSYNLMPHLTVLENIEIIENISKSPLNINEVLDAVGLMNKKNRFPKELSGGEQQRVAIARAVIKNPAILFCDELTGALDYKSAIDVLSLIQDINRKFNTTILIITHNASISAMANKIYKFRSGEVTDFITNNNPADAREVQW comes from the coding sequence ATGTTTATTAAAACTAGTAACTTATGTAAGTCATACAAAACAGAGGATATCGAAACTATAGCATTAAAAAATACAAATATATCAATTGAAAAAGGTGATATAGGAGTAATATTAGGGCCATCAGGAAGTGGAAAATCTACTTTAATGAATATTCTTGGAGGGTTAGATAAATCAGATAGTGGTGAGGCAATTGTAGATGGAATTGATATTACTAAACTATCAGATTCTGAACTAGTAGAATATAGACGTGAAAAAACAGGATTTATATTTCAATCATACAATTTAATGCCTCATTTAACAGTATTAGAAAATATAGAAATAATAGAAAATATAAGTAAATCACCTCTTAATATTAATGAAGTTCTAGATGCAGTAGGATTAATGAATAAAAAAAATAGATTTCCAAAAGAACTATCTGGTGGAGAGCAACAACGTGTTGCAATTGCTAGAGCTGTAATAAAAAATCCAGCAATATTATTTTGTGATGAGTTAACAGGGGCATTAGATTATAAGTCAGCAATAGATGTACTTTCTCTTATACAAGATATAAACCGAAAATTTAATACTACAATTTTAATAATTACACACAATGCTTCAATAAGTGCCATGGCAAATAAAATATATAAATTTAGAAGTGGTGAGGTTACAGATTTTATCACTAACAACAATCCGGCTGATGCAAGGGAGGTTCAATGGTAA
- the rbsD gene encoding D-ribose pyranase produces MKKSVLINSEISSVISKMGHTDMLTICDSGLPIPKNVKRIDLALKQGVPTFLDTLDTVLEELKVEEVIIACEMEEVSKKLYKEIENRFKDIKITKIAHEEFKTVTKDSMAIVRTGEFTPYANIILKSGVVF; encoded by the coding sequence ATGAAAAAATCAGTTTTAATAAACAGTGAAATATCATCAGTAATATCAAAAATGGGACACACAGACATGTTAACAATATGTGATAGTGGGCTTCCTATACCGAAAAATGTTAAAAGAATAGATTTAGCATTAAAGCAAGGTGTGCCAACATTTTTAGATACATTAGATACAGTACTTGAAGAATTAAAAGTAGAAGAAGTTATAATAGCTTGTGAAATGGAAGAAGTTAGTAAAAAACTTTATAAAGAGATAGAAAATAGATTTAAAGATATAAAAATAACTAAAATAGCTCACGAAGAGTTTAAAACTGTGACTAAAGATTCTATGGCTATAGTTAGGACAGGTGAATTTACACCATATGCAAATATAATATTAAAATCTGGAGTAGTATTTTAA
- a CDS encoding beta/alpha barrel domain-containing protein, which translates to MKQRPKSIDGTLRKSFLRVPEVIRECSGINIFGKRIKSLVFSTDLAIIKNVNADAVIAVYPFTPQPIITQSIIMASDIPVFAGVGGGLTKGIRSIMLGTNAELQGAIGVVVNAPTTNGVVRALSNALDIPVVVTIVNDDTNIQERIDAGATIFNVSASSDTPRIVAKIRESYPDFPIIATGGPTDESIRKTIAAGANAITWTPPSVAELFKDVMTSYRENANSH; encoded by the coding sequence ATGAAGCAACGACCAAAATCCATAGATGGTACACTTAGAAAATCATTTTTACGTGTTCCTGAGGTTATTAGAGAATGTAGTGGTATAAATATTTTTGGAAAACGAATAAAGTCACTTGTTTTTTCAACTGATTTGGCTATTATAAAAAATGTAAATGCAGACGCAGTAATAGCTGTATATCCATTTACTCCTCAGCCAATAATTACACAATCTATTATTATGGCTTCTGATATCCCTGTTTTCGCAGGAGTTGGTGGCGGTCTTACAAAAGGAATACGCTCAATAATGTTAGGCACTAACGCTGAATTACAAGGTGCTATTGGTGTCGTTGTTAATGCCCCCACAACAAACGGTGTAGTTAGAGCTTTATCTAATGCACTTGATATACCTGTTGTTGTTACTATTGTAAACGATGATACAAACATTCAGGAAAGAATAGATGCTGGAGCAACTATTTTTAATGTTTCAGCTTCTTCTGATACTCCTCGAATAGTTGCAAAAATTAGAGAATCTTATCCTGATTTTCCAATAATAGCGACAGGTGGTCCAACTGATGAAAGCATAAGAAAAACAATAGCCGCTGGGGCAAACGCAATCACTTGGACTCCACCTTCTGTTGCTGAATTATTTAAAGATGTTATGACTTCTTATAGGGAAAATGCAAATTCTCATTAG
- a CDS encoding DEAD/DEAH box helicase, protein MTNINFKDYKLSNEILKSLNMLNYKTPTKVQQEVIPVALENKDVLVKSQTGSGKTATFAIPLCELVDWDENKPQALILTPTRELAIQVKEDVFNIGRFKRIKVPALYGKSSFSLQAKELKQKTHIVVGTPGRTIDHIKEGNFITDNIKYLVLDEADEMLSMGFLEQVEEIISLLPKNRVTMLFSATMPDDINRLSKKYMKNHVTIEIEAKTLTVDRIQQDGYNIEETGKLNLLKDVTTIENPDSCVIFCNTQVKVESLYNELRKLKYPCDKIHGGMEQDERIKVMNNFKKGYFRYLIATDVAARGIDIDNITHVINYDVPVLRESYVHRIGRTGRAGKEGRAITFVMKSDERRMFEIYSYTGKELTMKMKPSKRLVMSLKPEFDKKLEQRQKVKEDKGANLSQEIMKIHINAGKKTKMRPVDIVGTLCSIEGMNAEDIGVISVLDISTYVEILNNKGEMVLKALQTKNIKGRPRKVTRADM, encoded by the coding sequence ATGACAAATATAAACTTTAAAGATTACAAACTAAGCAATGAAATATTAAAATCACTTAATATGCTAAACTATAAGACACCAACCAAAGTTCAGCAAGAGGTAATACCAGTTGCACTAGAAAATAAAGATGTATTAGTAAAATCACAAACAGGAAGTGGTAAAACAGCAACATTTGCAATACCACTATGTGAGTTAGTTGATTGGGACGAAAACAAACCACAAGCATTAATACTTACACCGACAAGAGAGCTTGCAATACAAGTTAAGGAAGATGTATTTAACATAGGAAGATTTAAAAGAATAAAAGTGCCAGCACTTTATGGTAAATCATCTTTTTCATTACAAGCAAAAGAGTTAAAACAAAAGACTCATATAGTAGTAGGAACTCCAGGTAGAACAATAGACCATATCAAAGAAGGCAACTTTATAACTGATAACATAAAATATCTTGTACTAGATGAAGCTGATGAGATGCTTAGTATGGGATTTTTAGAACAAGTAGAAGAAATAATTTCATTACTGCCTAAGAATCGTGTGACTATGCTATTTTCAGCAACTATGCCAGATGATATAAATAGATTATCAAAAAAATATATGAAAAATCATGTGACAATAGAAATTGAAGCAAAAACATTAACAGTTGATAGAATACAACAAGATGGATATAACATAGAAGAAACAGGAAAATTAAATTTATTAAAAGATGTAACAACAATAGAAAACCCAGATAGCTGCGTTATTTTTTGTAATACACAAGTTAAGGTAGAGTCTTTATACAATGAATTAAGAAAACTTAAATATCCATGTGATAAAATACATGGAGGAATGGAACAAGATGAGAGAATTAAAGTAATGAATAACTTTAAAAAAGGATATTTTAGATACTTAATAGCAACAGATGTAGCGGCTAGAGGTATAGATATAGATAATATCACTCATGTAATAAATTATGATGTACCTGTTTTAAGAGAAAGCTATGTTCATAGAATAGGTAGAACAGGTCGTGCAGGTAAAGAGGGAAGAGCTATTACTTTTGTTATGAAATCTGATGAAAGACGTATGTTTGAAATATACTCTTATACAGGTAAGGAATTAACAATGAAAATGAAACCGAGTAAAAGACTTGTAATGAGTTTAAAGCCTGAATTTGATAAAAAATTAGAGCAAAGACAAAAAGTTAAAGAAGATAAAGGTGCTAATCTAAGCCAAGAAATAATGAAGATTCATATAAATGCGGGTAAAAAAACTAAGATGAGACCTGTTGATATAGTAGGTACACTTTGTAGCATCGAAGGTATGAATGCAGAAGACATTGGAGTTATAAGTGTACTTGATATATCTACTTATGTTGAAATATTAAACAACAAAGGGGAGATGGTGCTAAAAGCACTGCAAACTAAAAATATAAAAGGTAGACCAAGAAAAGTAACTAGAGCAGATATGTAA
- the glpT gene encoding glycerol-3-phosphate transporter, producing the protein MLKFLKPAPCISRLPEKEIDSAYKKYRIQMFISIYVGYLIYYFVRSNFALSKVYLLEQGFTKVEIGFVASALGLSYGISKFVMGNVSDRSNPRYFLAIGLILSGIVNLFLPNTTNIAFMFVLMLLNGWFQGMGWPPCGRIMTHWFSDSERGVKMSIWNTAHNVGGGFIATIALIGVSLFGTWKGIFYLPAIIAIVGGLAYIIFARDTPQSVGLPPIEEFKDDYPEYEVEVKDAEEELSAKEILFKYVLNNKLLWCIAIANVFVYLVRYGVISWVPTYLQEVRHFNPKDSSIAFALFEYAAIPGTIIVGWISDHIFHGRRAPMGVICMAGVAIATAVYWKSTSPFAINCALASIGALIYGPVMLIGVSALDLVPKKAAGTAAGFTGLFGYMGGQVLAELAMGIVVDKFNWDGGFIMLIASAILSIVFLSFTWNTHNIKEKSNA; encoded by the coding sequence ATGTTAAAATTTTTAAAGCCAGCTCCATGCATAAGCAGGCTACCAGAAAAAGAAATAGATTCAGCTTATAAAAAATATCGTATTCAGATGTTTATTAGTATTTATGTAGGATACCTTATATACTATTTTGTAAGAAGTAACTTTGCTTTATCTAAAGTATATCTTTTAGAACAGGGGTTTACAAAAGTTGAGATAGGATTTGTTGCATCAGCACTTGGATTATCTTATGGTATTAGTAAATTTGTAATGGGAAATGTATCTGATAGATCTAATCCAAGATATTTCTTGGCAATAGGGCTTATATTATCAGGTATAGTAAACTTGTTTTTACCAAACACAACTAATATTGCTTTTATGTTTGTTTTAATGTTGTTAAATGGATGGTTTCAAGGAATGGGATGGCCTCCATGTGGAAGAATAATGACTCACTGGTTTTCAGATAGTGAGCGTGGTGTTAAAATGTCAATTTGGAACACTGCACATAATGTAGGTGGAGGATTTATAGCTACAATTGCATTAATTGGGGTATCATTATTTGGAACATGGAAAGGTATTTTTTACTTGCCAGCAATAATAGCAATTGTAGGTGGACTAGCATATATTATATTTGCAAGAGATACTCCACAATCTGTTGGATTACCACCAATTGAAGAATTTAAAGATGACTATCCAGAGTACGAGGTTGAAGTTAAAGATGCTGAAGAAGAACTTAGCGCTAAGGAAATATTATTTAAGTATGTATTAAACAATAAGCTTTTATGGTGTATAGCTATTGCAAACGTTTTCGTATACTTGGTTAGATATGGTGTTATAAGTTGGGTGCCTACATATTTACAAGAAGTCAGACACTTTAACCCAAAAGACTCTTCTATAGCATTTGCATTGTTTGAATATGCTGCTATACCTGGAACTATTATAGTTGGATGGATTAGTGATCATATATTCCATGGTAGACGTGCTCCAATGGGAGTTATATGTATGGCTGGAGTAGCTATAGCAACAGCGGTATATTGGAAAAGTACAAGTCCATTTGCTATAAATTGTGCATTGGCATCAATAGGAGCATTAATTTATGGACCTGTTATGTTAATAGGGGTAAGTGCACTAGACCTTGTACCTAAAAAAGCAGCAGGAACTGCGGCTGGGTTTACCGGTTTATTTGGCTACATGGGAGGACAAGTTTTAGCTGAACTAGCAATGGGTATTGTAGTTGATAAGTTTAATTGGGATGGAGGATTTATAATGCTAATAGCATCTGCAATCTTATCTATAGTATTTTTATCATTTACATGGAATACTCATAATATAAAAGAAAAATCTAATGCTTAG
- a CDS encoding ABC transporter permease encodes MKLNKSILRVIKENMGKYLGMLYMLILSVFLFVSLNLTAQNLRYNKDEYVTKNIQEDLEFYTSNKINDIGKIENKFNLKMDETLVKEYEEKGKTLRLFTPNEKVNITSVLEGSMPKVGEIALDPQFAKSNKIKIGDDYSIGDSSYKVSGFIGIPNYAYILEKEGDIINNPKKFGIGIINKKDIENGDYLYSVKYNDENKSIYNRSKDLKSYLNENGVNIIDWVYAKNNLKISVLDIEVMAISTYSIVLPTIILFITVVLISIVLGRMIKNEMAGIGTLYALGYRKKEIMRHYLNYPIILSLTGGLIGGTIGLIVQKYIFDLFLEFFPIPVEKLSYSPKYFILGIILCVLFTVVGSYISINKILKSLPVSLMNNEIKSKKVNKIERKINLSKFKFKTKFAIREQLRSIPRLVFLVTGVAIATVFLMYGFIAKCSMDYAINQDSNDVFSYNYEYILKQPTTDKPPVGSEEISGIRFAIDSTLKDKFELLGVSKNSKLVSLKDKHGKEININDNKFIISSKMAKKYKLDIGDKLSFINILDDKEYSIKITDIAKTNAGDYIFTSIDNLNKIMGLKKGEHSAIISKEPIKLDKDLIYMVNTPSNMKDMLADYMDLMEVFIYGIAVVAFIIGIIIVYIIASTSIEENKNHIALMKVFGYKKKEINSMMLNGSRFYVILGYIIGVPIGYIIINLIFKIFEELDIALEAKISLPYIFIGFVIIALTFEISKAICSRKIEKIALSEALKTQKD; translated from the coding sequence ATGAAGCTAAATAAAAGCATATTACGCGTAATTAAGGAAAATATGGGAAAATATTTAGGAATGCTGTATATGCTAATATTATCAGTGTTTTTATTTGTTTCATTAAATCTTACAGCTCAAAATTTAAGATACAACAAAGATGAATATGTAACTAAAAATATTCAAGAAGACTTAGAATTTTATACTTCAAATAAAATTAATGATATAGGTAAGATAGAAAATAAGTTTAATTTAAAAATGGATGAAACTCTTGTAAAAGAGTATGAAGAAAAAGGCAAAACATTAAGATTATTTACTCCAAATGAAAAGGTAAATATTACTTCAGTTTTAGAAGGTTCGATGCCAAAGGTTGGAGAAATAGCCTTAGATCCTCAGTTTGCTAAATCAAATAAAATAAAAATTGGAGATGATTATAGTATAGGAGATTCTTCTTATAAAGTTTCTGGGTTCATAGGTATACCAAACTATGCTTACATACTTGAAAAAGAAGGAGATATTATAAATAATCCTAAAAAATTTGGTATAGGGATAATAAATAAAAAAGATATTGAAAATGGTGATTATTTATATTCAGTAAAATATAATGATGAAAATAAAAGTATATATAACAGATCAAAAGATTTAAAAAGTTACTTAAATGAAAATGGAGTAAATATAATTGACTGGGTATATGCTAAAAATAACTTAAAGATATCAGTATTAGATATAGAAGTTATGGCTATAAGTACATATTCGATTGTATTACCTACAATAATATTATTTATAACAGTTGTATTAATAAGTATTGTTTTAGGAAGAATGATAAAAAATGAAATGGCAGGAATTGGTACATTATATGCATTAGGATATAGAAAAAAAGAAATAATGAGGCATTATTTAAACTATCCTATAATACTTTCACTGACTGGTGGATTAATTGGGGGAACCATTGGTCTTATCGTACAAAAATACATCTTTGACTTATTCCTTGAATTTTTCCCAATTCCAGTAGAAAAATTATCGTATAGCCCTAAATATTTTATATTAGGAATAATTTTATGCGTATTGTTTACTGTTGTAGGAAGTTACATATCTATTAATAAGATATTGAAATCATTACCAGTTTCATTAATGAACAATGAAATTAAGAGTAAAAAAGTAAATAAAATTGAAAGAAAAATTAACTTAAGTAAATTTAAATTTAAAACAAAGTTTGCTATAAGAGAACAATTACGCTCAATACCTAGATTAGTGTTCTTGGTAACTGGAGTTGCTATAGCTACGGTATTTTTGATGTATGGATTTATTGCTAAATGTTCAATGGACTATGCAATTAACCAAGATAGTAATGATGTGTTTAGCTACAATTATGAATATATATTAAAACAGCCTACAACAGATAAGCCTCCTGTGGGTTCAGAGGAGATATCGGGAATTAGATTTGCAATCGATAGTACTCTAAAAGATAAATTTGAGTTATTGGGAGTAAGTAAAAACTCAAAATTGGTAAGTTTAAAAGATAAACATGGAAAAGAAATAAACATTAATGATAATAAATTTATTATTTCTTCTAAAATGGCAAAAAAATATAAATTAGATATTGGTGATAAACTATCTTTTATAAATATACTTGATGATAAAGAATATTCTATAAAAATCACTGATATAGCTAAAACAAATGCAGGAGATTATATATTTACGTCAATAGATAATCTTAATAAAATAATGGGGCTTAAAAAAGGTGAGCATAGTGCAATCATTTCAAAAGAACCTATTAAATTAGATAAGGATTTAATATATATGGTAAATACACCTAGTAACATGAAAGATATGCTAGCAGATTATATGGATTTAATGGAAGTTTTTATATACGGAATAGCAGTGGTAGCTTTTATCATAGGTATCATTATAGTATACATAATAGCATCTACGAGCATAGAAGAAAATAAAAATCATATAGCTCTTATGAAGGTTTTTGGATATAAGAAAAAAGAAATAAACTCAATGATGCTAAATGGTTCAAGATTTTACGTGATACTTGGGTATATAATAGGTGTACCTATTGGATATATTATAATAAATTTGATATTTAAAATATTTGAGGAACTAGATATAGCGCTAGAAGCTAAAATTAGCTTACCTTATATATTTATAGGGTTTGTTATAATAGCTCTTACTTTTGAAATATCTAAAGCCATATGCTCTAGAAAAATTGAGAAAATAGCTTTAAGTGAAGCTTTAAAAACACAAAAAGATTAA
- a CDS encoding YitT family protein: MILKDKKYKYLFELIILALGCFIMSVGLNMFLEPYMIASGGLTGLAIVLKNIFNTPLWLINLVFNIPLFIFGVKILGKKDAIKTLIGILLLTFFLKVTEPLTSAFQTNDILLSSIAGGIVVGISLGMLFRIDASTGGTELACLILNKVFPFISISVFMFIIDGLVIILAGLVSRNIQIALYAIISLYISVKICDTIVEGFDFSKSFIIITDNPDEISDSIMKNLERGVTFLEGRGGYSKQKKDVLLVVVSRREEVILRKLVNEIDPLAFVIINNAYEVLGEGFTRKV; encoded by the coding sequence TTGATTTTAAAAGATAAGAAATACAAGTATCTTTTTGAGCTTATAATTTTAGCATTAGGATGTTTTATAATGTCTGTCGGACTTAATATGTTCTTAGAGCCATATATGATAGCGTCAGGGGGACTTACAGGTCTTGCAATAGTCCTTAAAAATATTTTTAATACTCCTTTATGGCTTATAAACTTAGTTTTTAATATACCTCTGTTTATATTCGGAGTTAAAATTCTTGGTAAAAAAGATGCTATAAAGACTTTAATAGGAATTTTATTACTTACATTTTTCTTAAAGGTTACAGAACCACTAACTTCAGCTTTTCAAACTAATGATATATTATTATCATCAATTGCAGGTGGTATAGTTGTTGGAATAAGTCTTGGAATGTTATTTAGAATAGATGCATCTACTGGTGGAACAGAACTTGCTTGCCTTATCTTAAATAAGGTTTTCCCATTTATATCTATTTCCGTTTTCATGTTTATAATAGATGGTTTAGTAATAATTTTAGCAGGGCTTGTTTCTAGAAATATTCAAATAGCTCTATATGCTATAATATCTTTATATATTTCAGTCAAAATTTGCGACACTATTGTTGAGGGATTTGATTTTTCTAAATCTTTTATAATTATAACTGATAACCCGGATGAGATTTCTGATTCTATTATGAAAAACTTAGAAAGAGGAGTTACTTTTTTAGAAGGCCGTGGAGGATACTCAAAGCAAAAGAAAGATGTTTTATTAGTTGTAGTTTCTCGACGTGAAGAAGTTATTTTACGAAAACTTGTTAATGAAATAGATCCTTTAGCCTTTGTTATAATAAATAATGCTTATGAAGTGCTTGGAGAAGGATTTACAAGAAAAGTTTAA
- a CDS encoding TetR/AcrR family transcriptional regulator codes for MNKTFENLGEEKRLRIINSAIEEFANKGYRHATVDNIVLKAGISKGSIFQYFKNKERLYLYICNYQIDIIKDEVFKQKENNETDFFEIYKQAAHIKFEILKKNPYIFKFFQTLYADDSEVAQKWLEDMLKNRNEIVLNFIGDYDKTKFRDDLDIDMAVKAIELTFDGLSMKWMDKLSYENYEEDLKRLFEEVEDYINFYEKLYYKGEN; via the coding sequence TTGAATAAGACATTTGAAAATCTAGGTGAGGAAAAAAGACTTAGGATAATAAATTCAGCAATAGAAGAGTTTGCCAATAAAGGATATAGACATGCAACAGTAGATAACATAGTATTAAAAGCAGGAATTTCGAAAGGTTCAATATTTCAATACTTCAAAAATAAAGAAAGATTATACTTATATATTTGTAATTATCAAATAGATATAATTAAAGATGAAGTATTTAAACAAAAAGAAAATAATGAAACTGATTTTTTTGAAATATATAAACAGGCTGCGCATATTAAGTTTGAAATACTTAAAAAAAATCCATATATTTTTAAGTTTTTTCAAACATTGTACGCAGATGATTCAGAAGTAGCACAAAAATGGCTAGAAGATATGCTTAAAAATAGAAACGAAATAGTATTAAACTTTATAGGTGATTATGATAAAACAAAATTTAGAGATGATTTAGATATTGATATGGCAGTAAAGGCTATTGAACTTACATTTGATGGACTATCAATGAAATGGATGGATAAATTATCATATGAAAACTATGAAGAAGATTTAAAAAGATTATTTGAAGAAGTAGAAGACTATATAAATTTTTATGAAAAATTATACTATAAGGGAGAAAACTAA
- a CDS encoding rhamnosyltransferase, translating into MKKKLIVTINFNTMDLSKNRLTKEWIDYRIDLFIKYTYFSLVNQTYQDFLALIYYDINSQDLVLDALSNYPKLASNIIFRPMNSTIGFEQICEDDFVKESIFGYDYLYLVPFDSDNLMHPEYLQKIIDFETKPDTQCIINRNVYIYDISTNTMLSFTTPDYHCGLYALIYDVNSYINGLRYKYADHGSVVHLTHEYLLHEYVMVLIHGTNILNSLSAYQGIPKTPEDLKAKALKDFNLI; encoded by the coding sequence TTGAAAAAAAAGTTAATTGTTACTATAAATTTTAACACAATGGATTTATCAAAAAATAGATTAACAAAAGAATGGATAGATTATAGGATTGATTTATTTATAAAATACACTTATTTTAGTTTAGTTAATCAAACTTACCAAGATTTTTTAGCTTTAATATACTATGATATAAACAGTCAAGATTTAGTTTTAGATGCTCTATCTAATTATCCTAAGCTTGCTTCTAATATTATATTTAGGCCTATGAATTCAACTATTGGATTTGAACAAATATGTGAAGATGACTTTGTGAAAGAGTCCATATTTGGATATGACTATTTATATTTAGTTCCTTTTGATTCTGATAATCTAATGCATCCTGAATATCTCCAAAAAATAATAGATTTCGAAACTAAGCCAGATACTCAATGTATTATAAATAGAAATGTTTATATTTATGATATATCAACTAATACTATGCTTTCCTTTACTACTCCTGATTATCATTGTGGTTTATATGCATTAATATATGATGTTAATTCATATATTAATGGACTTCGTTATAAATATGCAGATCATGGTTCAGTAGTTCATTTAACTCATGAGTATCTATTACATGAATATGTTATGGTTTTAATACACGGAACAAATATTTTAAATTCATTATCTGCATACCAAGGAATTCCTAAAACCCCTGAAGACTTAAAAGCTAAAGCTTTAAAAGATTTTAACTTAATATAA
- the rbsK gene encoding ribokinase: protein MKKICVIGSLNMDLVVNVDEMPKKGQTLIGSKFKEIPGGKGANQAVAASRLGGEVYMIGKVGNDGFGQSLLKQLKADKVKTDYVQIEKGPSGVALITVDKNAENSIVVSPGANFELTESDIDKCIDGIKESSIVVIQLETPIDTIKYALEKSKELGKFTILNPAPAVKLSDDIIKNVDLLTPNETELEILSGVKIENEDDIKKAANVMIEKGVKQLIVTLGSKGSLYLDKDKIEFKKSYKVEAVDTTAAGDSYTGALSVAFSQGKDIDEAMDFASKVGALCVTNIGAQTSIPNLYDVMNHKF, encoded by the coding sequence ATGAAAAAGATATGTGTAATAGGAAGCCTTAATATGGACTTAGTTGTAAATGTTGATGAAATGCCAAAGAAGGGTCAAACATTAATAGGAAGTAAATTTAAAGAAATACCAGGCGGAAAAGGTGCTAATCAAGCAGTTGCAGCATCAAGACTTGGTGGAGAAGTTTATATGATAGGTAAGGTTGGAAATGATGGATTTGGACAAAGTTTATTAAAACAATTAAAGGCTGATAAAGTAAAAACTGATTATGTACAAATTGAAAAAGGACCAAGTGGGGTGGCACTTATAACTGTAGATAAGAATGCTGAAAACTCTATAGTAGTATCTCCAGGGGCAAACTTCGAATTAACAGAATCAGATATAGATAAATGTATAGATGGTATAAAAGAAAGTAGTATAGTTGTAATACAACTTGAAACACCGATAGATACTATAAAATACGCTTTAGAAAAATCAAAAGAATTAGGTAAGTTTACAATATTAAATCCAGCACCAGCAGTTAAGCTTAGTGATGATATTATAAAAAATGTAGATTTATTAACTCCTAATGAGACAGAACTTGAAATATTAAGTGGAGTGAAAATAGAAAACGAAGATGATATAAAAAAAGCTGCTAATGTAATGATAGAAAAAGGTGTAAAACAACTTATAGTTACATTAGGATCAAAGGGAAGTCTTTATTTAGATAAGGATAAAATAGAATTTAAAAAATCATATAAAGTAGAGGCTGTAGATACAACAGCAGCAGGAGATAGTTACACAGGGGCATTATCAGTAGCATTTTCTCAAGGAAAAGATATAGATGAAGCGATGGATTTTGCATCAAAAGTAGGTGCATTATGTGTTACTAACATAGGGGCGCAAACATCAATACCTAACTTATATGACGTTATGAATCATAAATTTTAG
- the fsa gene encoding fructose-6-phosphate aldolase has protein sequence MKIFIDTANVDEIKEAATWGILDGVTTNPSLIAKEGRDLKEVINEICEIVDGPISAEVISLEADKMVEEALELVKLHKNIVIKLPMCIEGLKAVKILSEKNIKTNVTLIFSSQQALLAAKAGATYVSPFVGRLDDIGVTGVDLISDIANIFEVHSINTEIISASIRNPIHVSECAMAGSDIATIPFNVLKQMAKHPLTDIGIEKFLSDYKNML, from the coding sequence ATGAAAATATTTATAGATACAGCAAATGTAGATGAAATAAAAGAAGCAGCGACTTGGGGTATATTAGATGGAGTAACAACAAACCCTTCACTAATAGCTAAGGAAGGAAGAGATTTAAAAGAAGTAATAAATGAAATATGTGAAATAGTTGATGGACCAATAAGCGCTGAGGTAATCAGTTTAGAAGCTGATAAAATGGTAGAAGAAGCTTTAGAATTAGTTAAGTTACATAAAAACATAGTTATAAAGTTGCCAATGTGTATAGAAGGGTTAAAGGCAGTTAAAATTCTTTCAGAGAAGAATATAAAAACTAACGTTACTTTAATATTTTCATCACAACAAGCATTACTTGCAGCAAAAGCAGGTGCTACTTATGTAAGCCCATTTGTTGGAAGATTAGATGATATAGGCGTTACAGGAGTAGATCTTATAAGTGATATAGCTAATATATTTGAGGTACACAGTATCAATACTGAAATAATATCAGCAAGTATAAGAAACCCAATCCATGTATCAGAATGTGCTATGGCGGGTTCTGATATAGCTACTATACCATTTAATGTATTAAAGCAAATGGCAAAGCATCCATTAACAGATATAGGAATAGAAAAGTTTTTATCTGATTATAAAAATATGCTATAA